The Cytophagia bacterium CHB2 genome contains a region encoding:
- a CDS encoding (2Fe-2S)-binding protein, producing MNSCCTQPIDVIVADQHHGESCCLVEEKTPAPAKAACPVSGTLSRKVQRRTMEHLLKLEKIDAIQKVQYYFCKEPACNVVYFSNENVPFFAIGDVAVKVFVKDRGAEAPVCYCFDWTRAHIKQQISKTGKSTAALEIAREIKAGNCACDIKNPKGECCLGDVNAFVKEVLPMKKEKTKRPEEVKPK from the coding sequence ATGAATTCCTGTTGCACGCAACCCATCGATGTGATAGTGGCCGACCAACATCACGGTGAAAGCTGCTGTCTCGTTGAAGAGAAAACACCCGCGCCCGCAAAAGCGGCATGTCCTGTATCCGGAACGCTTTCGCGCAAAGTGCAGCGCCGAACGATGGAACATTTGCTGAAGCTGGAAAAAATTGATGCCATTCAAAAGGTGCAATATTACTTCTGTAAGGAACCAGCTTGCAACGTGGTTTATTTCTCCAATGAGAACGTGCCCTTCTTTGCAATCGGTGACGTGGCCGTGAAAGTGTTTGTCAAGGATCGGGGCGCTGAGGCTCCGGTTTGCTATTGCTTCGATTGGACACGCGCTCACATCAAACAGCAGATCAGTAAAACCGGCAAATCCACCGCCGCGTTGGAAATCGCGAGAGAGATCAAAGCCGGTAACTGCGCGTGTGACATCAAAAATCCCAAAGGCGAATGCTGCTTGGGCGACGTCAATGCGTTCGTCAAGGAAGTTTTGCCTATGAAAAAAGAGAAGACCAAACGCCCAGAGGAGGTGAAACCCAAATGA